Genomic segment of Agrobacterium larrymoorei:
GATGCCGCAAGGAGCAAGACTATGGACGCCAAGACCAATTTTTCCAAGGGCATGCCGGAAGCGGGCGTAAAGTACCGCCCGTACCCAACCATCAACATTCCTGACCGCACATGGCCGGGCAAGACAATCGACAAGGCACCGATCTGGTGTTCGGTCGACTTGCGTGATGGCAACCAGTCGCTGGTCAACCCCATGGGGCATGATCGCAAGGCGCGCATGTTCAAGCTGCTGCTGGACATGGGTTTCAAGGAAATCGAGATCGGTTTCCCATCCGCCTCGCAGACGGATTTCGATTTCGCCCGCTGGTGCGTGGAGCAGGGCGGAGTGCCGGAAGATGTGTCCTTGCAGGTGCTGGTTCAGTGCCGTCCGGAACTGATCACCCGCACGTTCGAGTCGCTGGAAGGCGCCAAGAACCCGATTATCCACTTCTACAATTCCACCTCCGAATTGCAGCGCCGCGTGGTGTTTGCGAAGGACGTGCCAGGCATCAAGCAGATCGCCGTCGATGCCGCCAAGATGATTACCGATATGGCGGCCAAGGCTGGCGGCGGTTATCGCTTCGAATATTCGCCGGAAAGCTTCACCGGCACGGAGCTGGAAGTGGCGCTTGAGATTTGTAATGCAGTCGTCGAGGTCGTGAAGCCGACGGCGGATAACAAGCTGATCCTGAACCTGCCTTCGACCGTTGAAATGGCGACGCCGAACATCTATGCGGACCAGATCGAGTGGATGTGCCGCAACATCGACAACCGCGAAAACGTCATCATCTCGCTGCACCCGCACAACGACCGTGGCACCGGCATTGCCGCCACGGAACTGGGCCTGATGGCGGGTGCCGACCGCGTGGAAGGCACGCTGTTTGGCAATGGTGAGCGCACCGGCAATGTGGACGTGGTGACGCTGGCGCTCAACATGTACACGCAGGGCATCGACCCGGAACTGGATTGCACCGATATCGAGCGCATCAAATCGGTCTATGAATATTCCAACGAAATGACCATTCCCGAGCGTCATCCTTACGTGGGCGAACTGGTCTACACCGCGTTTTCCGGCTCGCATCAGGATGCGATCAACAAGGGCATGAAGGCCATCAAGGTCGCCAACCACCCGGTCTGGGAAGTGCCGTATCTGCCCATCGACCCGAAGGATGTCGGCCGCTCCTACGAGGCGATCATCCGCATCAACTCGCAGTCGGGCAAGGGCGGCATCGCTTACATTCTGCAGCAGGATTACGGCATCAACCTGCCGCGCAACCTGCAGGTGGAATTCCGCGAAGACATCCAGCGCATCACCGATGAGGAAGGCGTGGAACTGCCCGCCAAGCGCATCCACGAACGCTTCATCGAGCGTTACGTGACGCAGCCGAATGCGCGCATCAAGTTCGTGGATCACCACACCTATCCGGCGGGGGATTTCAAGGGCGTGCGCGTGGTTGCCGCCGAGATTACCGACAATGGCGAGATCAAGCGCATCGAAGGCAAGGGCACCGGCCCGATCGATGGCTTCATCAACGCCCTGTCCACCTATCTCGGCATCGACCTGTCGGTGAACGACTACTCCGAACACTCCCTCCAACACGGCTCCAACGCCTCGGCCATCGCCTATGTCGAGATGGAGCATCCGGGTGGCAAGCTGTTCGGCGCAGGCGTCAACACCAATATCGTCGCGGCTTCGCTGGAGGCGATTGTGTCGGCGGCGAACAGGGTGTTGGAAGAGCGGGCGAAGTAATCAGTCGCCCTCTGATCGTCATGCTCGGGCCTGTCCCGAGCATCTGCTACTTGGAATTTTGTGCAGCGTCAGCAGATCCTCGGCACAGGTGTACAGCCTTGAGACATAGTTGACAGATGTTCGGAGACATCCCTGACAGTTTTGCTCTGTGGCAAAGGAGGTCGGGATGGCTTGGCGGGAGGTGTCTGTCGTGGATCAGCGAAGCGAATTTGTGATGCTTGCGTCGTTGGAGGGGGCCAATGTTTCGGCTTTGTCCAAGCGTTTCGGCATCAGTCGGCAGACGGGGTATCTTTGGCTGCGGCGGGCAAAGGCGGGAGAGACCGTGCAGGATCGCTCCCGTCGTCCGCATTCAAGCCCTTTTCGAACCCCCGATGATCTGGAGCGCAGTGTCGTCGATATTCGTGACGAGCACCCGGCCTGGGGTGCCCGCAAGATCGCAAGGCGAATGCGCGACCTTGGTATGGAGCCGCCTTGCGTCTCCACCGTGCATGCCGTTCTTTCCCGCCATGGCAGGATCGGGGCGCGACCGAGTGAGCGCATGGCAAACGGTCGCTTCGAGCGCGAGGCGCCCAACCTCCTCTGGCAAATGGACTTCAAAGGGCGCATCCAGATGGCCTGTGGCAACTGGTGCTATCCCCTAACCATCATCGATGACCACTCCCGCTTCGCCATTGCCATCGAAGCCTGCCCCAACGAGCAGCTGGAGACCGTTCGGGCCAGGCTGGAGGCGATCTTTCGTCGCTATGGCATGCCGATGGCCATTTACTGCGACAATGGCAATCCATGGGGTGCGGGCGTGCCCAATCAATGGACGCGGCTGCGGGTCTGGCTGTTGAAGCTTGGCATCGAATTGATCCATTCCCGGCCTTATCATCCGCAGGGTCGTGGCAAGAACGAACGGTTTCATCGTAGTCTCAAGGCGGAAGTGACGGACTTCACAACGCTCTTGGATCAGGCCCACGCCCAAAAAGCGTTCGACCGCTGGCGCCGTATCTACAATCACCATCGCCCGCACGAAGCGCTCGGCATGGCCGTGCCCGCAAGCCGCTATCGGCCTTCCTCACGTGCATTTCCCAACCAGCTTCCAGAGCCCATCTACGACAGAAGCGAGATCGTTCGCTGCGTCAGTTCGACCAAGGGCTATGTCAGCTTCAAGGGCAAGACCTGGCGGGTGCCGAACGCCTTCAGAAACGAACGCCTGGCCATCCGATCCCTCAACCGCACAGGCCTCTACGGCGTCTTCTTCGGCGCAACCCAGGTCGCAAAAATCAACCTTGAAAGCTAGGCCGCACTGTCAGGGATGTCTCCGAACATCTGTCAGGGATGTGTCCGGTCTTTACAACAGGGCCGAGGATGACGGAGTGATACTGTCAGGACCCGGTTGTTGGGCCTCCAGTCACTCCTCCGGCGCCTGCTCCACAGGATTACCGAAACCAAGCGGCCTACCATTGTCATAGAAAACGCGGACGTCTTCCAACTCCATGCCGGTGGCCTTTTCGTTTAGGCTGAAGCGTTCGCAGGTAACGTTCCAGCTGCCGGGGCTGCCGGAGATGTGGAAGAGGTTGTAGCCGGCGCGGGGCTTTGCGCCGCCGGGGCCCTGGCTGGCAGAGGCTATGCCGACGACGGGGATGTGGTCCTGGCCGCGATGGGTGTTTAGCCAATAGACCGTGTTGAGATGCGTGTGGCCGTGCAGCACGAGTTCCGCGCCGCCCGTGCCCATGGCTGCGGCGAAGCGGCGGATGCCGATCATGCGTTTGTGGGTGGCGGCGGCACCGCGGATCGGGGGGTGGTGGATCATGACCACGCGGAACAGGCCTTGTTCGCCCGCCTTCTTCAGCAGGTCTGCGGTGGCGCGGGCCTGACGGCGACCGAAATAGCCGGTGGCGGAAAAGGGCGGGGTCGCGATGGATGTGGAGCAGCCGATCAGCGCTACGGGGCCACGGACGCGCATATAAGGGAAAATCTTGCGGTCTTCGTCCCAATGATCTTCGTCACCATCGCCGCGCACGTAAGGGTACCAGGCGGCCATAGCCTTATCGTGTGCGCCGGGAACATAGGCATCGTGATTGCCGGGCACGACTGAGACCTTCAGCGGATCGCCAACCTCTTCCAGCCAGTCGGCGGCGGCGCGGATTTCGATGCCGGTGGCCAGATTGACCAGATCGCCGGTGATCGCGGTGTGGTCAGGCACCTTGCTTTCCATATCGTCCAGCAGCTTTTCGAGTGTATCGGTGAAAAGGTGCTTGCGGCGATTGAGCCGCCAGTTCACAAAGCCGGTGATGCGTTTCGATGCAAGCTCGCGGAAGGTGAGCTTCGGTAGCGGGCCAAGGTGGATATCGGATATATGTGCGAGCTTAAACATGCATCCAGCCATAACGTATCATGCAGTGAGCGTCCAATGCGAAACCCCGATTTTTCAATGGGATAAAGGAGAGTTGAGCATTGGGTGAAAACAGTGAATGGGGCCAAGGGTTCCGGCGGATATTTGCGAAAGTCGCAAAACGCATTCTGCACCTGTTCTTCTTCATGCGAAGGGGCATGACGCTTGGGGTGCGGGCGGCCTGTTTCGATGAGGCGGGCAGGGTTTTTCTGGTGCGCCACACCTACGTTCCTGGCTGGCATATGCCGGGCGGCGGGGTGGAGCGGCAGGAAACCGGGCTTCAGGCGCTGCACAAGGAAATTCGGGAGGAGGGCAATCTCGTTGCGACCTCTACGCCGCAACTCTTCCACGTTTACTTCAACAATCGCACCAGCGACCGTGACCACGTGCTGTTCTATCGCCTTGATGTGCGGCAGATGGCAATCAAAGCGCCCGACCGTGAGATCAGCGAAAGCGGGTTCTTTGCCCTCGATGCCCTGCCGGAAGGCACGACGGCAGCCACGCGCAGGCGGCTTGCGGAACTGGCGGGCGAGGTTTCGCCCGACGATTACTGGTAAGTCTGATATCAACCAAGTCGCGCGCGGTCATGCGCCTTTTCCAGCTCAAGCTCCGGCCCGACCGGAACAATGCCGGTGGGATTGATGGTCTTGTGGCTGCGGTAATAATGCTCCTTGATGTGGCGCATATCCACCGTCTCCGGCACGCCGGGCGTCTGGAAGAGATCTCGCAGATAGCCGGTCAGGTTGGGGTAATCGTGAATGCGACGGATGTTGCATTTGAAGTGGCCGACATAGACCGGATCGAAACGAACGAGCGTGGTGAATAGCCGCCAGTCGGCTTCCGTCTGTTCAGCACCCAGAAGGAAGCGCTGTTTTTCGAGTCGCTCTTCCAGAATATCCAGCGTTTCGAAGACCTTGATCGCGTTTTCCTGATAGGCTTCCTGCGTCGTGGCAAAGCCCGCCTTGTAGACGCCGTTATTGACCGTGTCGTAGATCAGGTCATTCAGCTTGTCGATTTCGGTGCGGCGTGGCTCCGGGTAGTAATCCGTTTCCGATCCCGTCAGGCCGTTGAAGGCGCTGTTGAACATGCGGATGATTTCCGCCGATTCATTGGAGACGATGGTGTTCTGCTGCTTGTCCCACAACACGGGCACGGTCACGCGGCCTGAGTATTTCGGATCTGCCTTGGTATAGACCTGCCAGAGAGCGGAGGAGCCGAAGAGGTGGTCTTCCGTCGCGCCCGGTGTGCGTTCCTCATCCGGTCTGAATTCCCAGCCGTTTTCCAGCATCAGCGGATCGACCACCGAGACCGAGATGAGGTCATCCAGCTTCTTCAGCTTGCGGAAGATCAGCGTGCGGTGCGCCCATGGGCAGGCGAGTGAAACATAGAGATGATAGCGGTCTTTCTCCGCTTTGAAGCCGCCATTGCCGGAGGGGCCGGGCTCGCCATCCGCGGTCACCCAGTTGCGAAACTGGGAGGCGCTGCGCTTGAAGTGACCTTTGGTCTCCTTGGTATCGTACCAAACATCCTTCCAAACGCCTTCAACCAGCATACCCATCTGCCATCTCCTTAATGTACCTTGCTCAATCTAGGGCAGGGCTTTGCTAAAGCGAACCCTGCCATTGATGAACAATGCGTTCTTCGTCCGTGAATGCTGCGGAGGGACGTTTTGTTCTTTACGGTTCAGGATTTTCCTGATATCTGCGATTTTCACAATTCTGAGGAAATTCTGATCTATGACCGCACCACGGACGCTCCGACGACGCTGACGCTCTTATAAGCCCTGTCAGGCAATGTCAGGTGCACCGTCGCATATCGTCATGTCCGTATCCAACGTTCCGGTCTCCTCATGTCCAAGCACGAACTTGTCTACCTTACCGAAGACGCGTCGCATGACGCCGTTATCGAACTCATCAATGAAGAAGCCTTCGGTCCCGGTCGGCATACGCGTGCCGCAGCGCGCATTCGCGAGCAGGGGCCGCATGATCGTTCGCTCTCCTACATCTGCGCGGATGATGGCGAGACGATTGCATCCGTGCGCATGACGCCGGTTCTGGCGGGTGGCGTGAAGGGCCATATGCTTGGGCCGCTGGCCGTGCGGCCTTCACACAAGAATATGGGCATTGGGCGGGAACTGGTGCGGATTGCGATTGCGGCTGCGAAGCGCAAGGGCTCGGAAGCGGTGATCCTGATCGGCGATCCGCCTTATTACATCCCGCTCGGCTTCGAGAAGGTTGCTTATGGCGCGCTGGATTTTCCCGGCCCGGTCGATATGAATCGCGTTCTCGTTGTTCCCTTGGGTGAGGATGTGCATGCCCGGTTGAGGGGCGTTATCGGATGGCGCCAGTGCGACATCGCTTTATCTGTTGGCGACACGCAGGAAATCGCTTTTGAACCGATTTTACTGGCGGCCAGCTGACAAAAGCCTTGTAAACAAGGCTTGACAGCATCCTCTCAAGGCTCCTAGCACTTGTGCCGCAGCAGTGGCACAGGTTGATTTCTCAAGGGGAGCGAGAATGACTGCAATCACAATGAATGATGCGCTGGATCGCGCAGGTGCGGGTGCCTATCAGCGACGGTTGATGGGAATTTTCGGTCTTGTCTGGGCGGCAGATGCCATGCAGGTTCTGGCTGTCGGCTTCACCGCCGCCTCAATTGCCGCCACCTTTGGGTTGACGGTGCCGCAGGCCTTGCAGACGGGCACGGCCTTTTTCTTCGGCATGCTTTTAGGTGCCGCTGGATTCGGGCGTCTTGCGGACCGCTACGGGCG
This window contains:
- the leuA gene encoding 2-isopropylmalate synthase, whose protein sequence is MDAKTNFSKGMPEAGVKYRPYPTINIPDRTWPGKTIDKAPIWCSVDLRDGNQSLVNPMGHDRKARMFKLLLDMGFKEIEIGFPSASQTDFDFARWCVEQGGVPEDVSLQVLVQCRPELITRTFESLEGAKNPIIHFYNSTSELQRRVVFAKDVPGIKQIAVDAAKMITDMAAKAGGGYRFEYSPESFTGTELEVALEICNAVVEVVKPTADNKLILNLPSTVEMATPNIYADQIEWMCRNIDNRENVIISLHPHNDRGTGIAATELGLMAGADRVEGTLFGNGERTGNVDVVTLALNMYTQGIDPELDCTDIERIKSVYEYSNEMTIPERHPYVGELVYTAFSGSHQDAINKGMKAIKVANHPVWEVPYLPIDPKDVGRSYEAIIRINSQSGKGGIAYILQQDYGINLPRNLQVEFREDIQRITDEEGVELPAKRIHERFIERYVTQPNARIKFVDHHTYPAGDFKGVRVVAAEITDNGEIKRIEGKGTGPIDGFINALSTYLGIDLSVNDYSEHSLQHGSNASAIAYVEMEHPGGKLFGAGVNTNIVAASLEAIVSAANRVLEERAK
- a CDS encoding metallophosphoesterase family protein; this translates as MFKLAHISDIHLGPLPKLTFRELASKRITGFVNWRLNRRKHLFTDTLEKLLDDMESKVPDHTAITGDLVNLATGIEIRAAADWLEEVGDPLKVSVVPGNHDAYVPGAHDKAMAAWYPYVRGDGDEDHWDEDRKIFPYMRVRGPVALIGCSTSIATPPFSATGYFGRRQARATADLLKKAGEQGLFRVVMIHHPPIRGAAATHKRMIGIRRFAAAMGTGGAELVLHGHTHLNTVYWLNTHRGQDHIPVVGIASASQGPGGAKPRAGYNLFHISGSPGSWNVTCERFSLNEKATGMELEDVRVFYDNGRPLGFGNPVEQAPEE
- a CDS encoding NUDIX domain-containing protein; translated protein: MRRGMTLGVRAACFDEAGRVFLVRHTYVPGWHMPGGGVERQETGLQALHKEIREEGNLVATSTPQLFHVYFNNRTSDRDHVLFYRLDVRQMAIKAPDREISESGFFALDALPEGTTAATRRRLAELAGEVSPDDYW
- a CDS encoding glutathione S-transferase family protein, producing the protein MGMLVEGVWKDVWYDTKETKGHFKRSASQFRNWVTADGEPGPSGNGGFKAEKDRYHLYVSLACPWAHRTLIFRKLKKLDDLISVSVVDPLMLENGWEFRPDEERTPGATEDHLFGSSALWQVYTKADPKYSGRVTVPVLWDKQQNTIVSNESAEIIRMFNSAFNGLTGSETDYYPEPRRTEIDKLNDLIYDTVNNGVYKAGFATTQEAYQENAIKVFETLDILEERLEKQRFLLGAEQTEADWRLFTTLVRFDPVYVGHFKCNIRRIHDYPNLTGYLRDLFQTPGVPETVDMRHIKEHYYRSHKTINPTGIVPVGPELELEKAHDRARLG
- a CDS encoding GNAT family N-acetyltransferase; translation: MSKHELVYLTEDASHDAVIELINEEAFGPGRHTRAAARIREQGPHDRSLSYICADDGETIASVRMTPVLAGGVKGHMLGPLAVRPSHKNMGIGRELVRIAIAAAKRKGSEAVILIGDPPYYIPLGFEKVAYGALDFPGPVDMNRVLVVPLGEDVHARLRGVIGWRQCDIALSVGDTQEIAFEPILLAAS